In uncultured Treponema sp., one genomic interval encodes:
- the aepX gene encoding phosphoenolpyruvate mutase gives MPKTVYLGITGDIIHPGIINIIKEGAKLGELTIGLLTDSAIASHKRLPYLTYEQRKEVVEDIKGVERVVPQDDWSYVPNLKKYKPDFMIHGDDWKTNYLSKIREECFAVIKEWNGQIVEIPYTKGINSTALAENAKDIGTTPDIRRATLRRLIAAKPVVRILEAHSGLSGLIAEHASVTKEDGIHQFDGMWSSSLTDSTSKGKPDIEAVDLTTRMQSLTDILECTTKPIIYDGDTGGIPEHFVFTVRTLERNGVSAVIIEDKKGLKKNSLFGTEAKQVLATEEEFCEKISAGKRAQVTKDFMIIARIEEIIAGYSVDEALTKAFAAVRAGADGIMIHSKDKSGADIKEFCQRFRKEYDKIPIVLVPTTYNQFKEKELAEWGANVIIYANHMLRSSYPAMKKCAETILEAERSLETDGMCMPIKEILELIPGTK, from the coding sequence ATGCCAAAAACAGTTTATCTGGGAATCACAGGCGATATTATTCACCCGGGAATTATTAATATTATCAAGGAAGGCGCAAAACTGGGTGAGCTTACGATTGGACTTTTGACTGACAGCGCGATTGCTAGCCACAAGAGACTTCCGTATTTGACTTACGAGCAGCGAAAAGAAGTTGTTGAAGACATAAAAGGTGTTGAGCGTGTTGTTCCGCAGGATGACTGGAGCTACGTTCCGAACCTGAAAAAATACAAACCTGATTTTATGATTCACGGCGACGACTGGAAAACGAATTATCTTTCAAAAATCCGCGAGGAATGTTTTGCGGTGATAAAGGAATGGAACGGCCAGATTGTCGAGATTCCGTACACAAAGGGAATCAACTCGACCGCGCTTGCTGAAAACGCAAAGGATATTGGAACTACGCCGGATATTCGCCGTGCGACTTTGCGCAGACTGATTGCGGCAAAGCCGGTTGTTCGCATTCTAGAAGCTCATTCTGGACTTTCCGGGCTTATTGCGGAGCATGCGAGCGTTACAAAAGAGGACGGAATCCACCAGTTTGACGGAATGTGGTCTTCTTCGCTGACCGATTCAACCAGCAAAGGAAAGCCAGACATTGAGGCGGTTGACCTTACAACGCGAATGCAGAGCCTTACAGACATTCTTGAATGCACAACAAAGCCGATTATCTACGATGGCGACACAGGCGGAATTCCTGAACATTTTGTCTTTACAGTCCGCACTTTGGAACGAAACGGTGTTAGCGCGGTAATTATTGAAGACAAAAAAGGGCTTAAAAAGAATTCGCTTTTTGGAACTGAAGCAAAGCAGGTTCTTGCAACAGAAGAGGAATTCTGTGAGAAAATCAGCGCAGGAAAGCGCGCGCAAGTTACAAAAGATTTTATGATTATTGCGAGAATTGAAGAGATTATCGCAGGATATTCTGTTGACGAGGCTCTTACAAAGGCTTTTGCCGCAGTCCGTGCGGGCGCAGATGGAATTATGATTCATTCAAAGGACAAGAGCGGAGCGGACATAAAAGAATTCTGCCAGCGATTCAGAAAAGAATATGACAAAATCCCGATTGTTCTTGTTCCTACAACTTACAACCAGTTCAAGGAAAAAGAACTTGCCGAATGGGGTGCAAACGTGATTATCTACGCGAACCACATGCTGCGTTCATCGTACCCGGCAATGAAAAAATGCGCAGAAACAATACTAGAAGCCGAACGCTCTCTTGAAACAGACGGAATGTGCATGCCAATCAAAGAAATCCTAGAGCTGATTCCGGGAACAAAATAG
- a CDS encoding 2-aminoethylphosphonate aminotransferase yields the protein MIRQAVIMAGGLGSRFGGRTKAMPKGFIEIDGIAMVERSVQKLIAAGVEEIIIGTGHCHEYYDELAKKYHCIRTVRNENYQNTSSMGTLEVCAPFVKGTALLLESDLVYDSIGLFVLDNDSRKNVILASGKTNSEDEVYLETDENGVLSGVSKNKAEIKNVAGELVGISKVSKEFLNKMVDFYSRTRTENAKIDYETVFKKIAKDDPIYVHKIEYYAWTEIDDEAMLTRANTLIYPRIKENEELRKVQREVLLNPGPSTTTDSVKYAQVVKDICPRELEFGNLMEKVSEDLTSFVASTEKYTTVMFACSGTGADEAMISSCVPPDGKLLVVDNGSYGARLAKIAGVYGIETDIFKSSTYEPIDLEALENQMKSKKYTTFAIVYHETTTGLLNPLEKICPMAKKYGMTTVCDIVSAYAGMPIDLEKLQIDFAAATSNKHIGGMAGIGFVICKKDELLKQKDWPMRNYYLNLYDQYKYFQETKQTRFTPPVQTFYALRQAIIETKQETIEKRFERFTGCWEILVKSLKEIGLKMLVKEENQSHFITAILIPETPEYNFNKMHDFARGQGFTIYPGKLGNIDTFRIANMGDIKPEEMQRFTEVLKEYMKSIGVC from the coding sequence ATGATAAGACAAGCGGTTATAATGGCAGGCGGTTTGGGCTCAAGATTCGGTGGACGCACAAAAGCAATGCCAAAAGGATTTATTGAGATTGATGGAATTGCGATGGTGGAACGCTCAGTCCAGAAACTGATTGCGGCAGGCGTTGAGGAAATCATCATCGGAACGGGACATTGCCACGAATATTACGATGAACTTGCAAAAAAATATCACTGCATCCGCACTGTCAGGAACGAAAATTACCAGAACACAAGCAGCATGGGAACGCTTGAAGTCTGCGCACCTTTTGTAAAAGGCACTGCCCTTCTTCTTGAAAGCGACCTTGTATACGATTCAATCGGGCTTTTTGTACTGGACAACGACAGCCGAAAAAACGTAATCCTTGCTTCCGGAAAAACAAACAGCGAGGATGAAGTTTACCTTGAGACCGATGAAAACGGCGTTCTTAGCGGCGTAAGCAAAAACAAGGCTGAAATAAAGAATGTCGCTGGCGAACTTGTTGGAATCTCAAAGGTCTCAAAAGAATTCCTGAACAAAATGGTGGATTTCTACAGCAGAACACGCACAGAAAACGCAAAAATCGACTACGAGACAGTTTTCAAGAAAATTGCGAAAGACGACCCTATTTACGTGCACAAAATTGAATATTATGCTTGGACAGAAATCGATGACGAAGCAATGCTTACACGCGCGAACACATTGATTTATCCGCGCATCAAGGAAAACGAGGAGCTAAGAAAAGTCCAGCGCGAAGTTCTTTTGAATCCGGGTCCTTCAACAACAACAGACAGCGTAAAATATGCGCAGGTTGTAAAAGATATTTGTCCGCGTGAACTTGAGTTCGGAAATCTTATGGAAAAAGTCTCAGAAGATTTGACTTCATTTGTGGCTTCCACAGAAAAATACACAACCGTAATGTTCGCCTGCTCTGGAACTGGCGCAGACGAAGCAATGATTTCAAGCTGTGTTCCGCCTGACGGAAAACTTCTTGTGGTTGACAACGGCTCTTATGGCGCGCGCCTTGCAAAAATCGCAGGAGTCTACGGAATCGAAACAGATATTTTCAAATCTTCAACATACGAACCAATCGACCTTGAAGCTCTTGAAAACCAGATGAAATCAAAAAAATACACGACATTTGCAATTGTCTACCACGAGACAACAACAGGACTTCTGAATCCGCTTGAAAAAATCTGCCCGATGGCAAAAAAATACGGAATGACAACAGTCTGCGACATCGTAAGCGCATACGCCGGCATGCCGATTGACCTTGAAAAGCTCCAGATTGATTTTGCGGCGGCGACTTCAAACAAGCACATCGGCGGAATGGCAGGAATCGGTTTTGTTATTTGCAAAAAAGACGAGCTTTTAAAGCAAAAAGACTGGCCTATGCGCAACTACTATCTGAATCTTTATGACCAGTACAAATATTTCCAGGAAACAAAACAGACAAGATTCACGCCGCCAGTGCAGACTTTCTACGCTCTGCGCCAGGCAATAATCGAAACAAAGCAGGAAACAATCGAAAAACGCTTTGAACGCTTTACCGGATGCTGGGAAATTTTAGTAAAATCACTAAAGGAAATCGGCCTGAAAATGCTTGTAAAAGAAGAAAACCAGTCGCATTTTATAACCGCAATCCTGATTCCAGAAACGCCAGAATACAACTTTAACAAAATGCATGATTTTGCGCGCGGGCAAGGCTTCACAATTTACCCGGGAAAACTCGGAAACATCGACA
- the aepY gene encoding phosphonopyruvate decarboxylase, with translation MIKTSILYNELLKNGTDFFAGVPDSLLKSFCAYVTDNAPAEKHIISANEGSATALASGYHFATGKIPLIYMQNSGEGNMINPLLSLVDPDVYSVPLLIFIGWRGEPGVHDEPQHVKQGKVTCALLDAMQIPYEILTEDESKLSAQLKKAYDYMKTNSAPYAFVIRKGTFEEYTLKNNIPVNAEMKREQAIEKIMLSAPENAAFVSTTGMASRELYELREKHGMGHEKDFLTVGSMGHASQIALSIAMQKPDRPVFCIDGDGAAIMQMGGIATVGTRSPKNLVHFVMNNGAHDSVGGQPTVGLEIKLPEIAKACCYKRIYSAKNEKELSEVLAKIKNSFDDNTNELTFVEVKVSKGARKDLGRPKSTPQENKKAFMEFLK, from the coding sequence ATGATTAAAACTTCAATCTTATACAACGAGCTTTTAAAAAATGGAACTGACTTTTTTGCCGGTGTTCCAGACTCACTATTAAAATCTTTTTGCGCTTATGTTACAGACAATGCGCCTGCTGAAAAACATATAATTTCCGCAAATGAAGGAAGCGCGACCGCACTTGCCTCCGGCTACCATTTTGCCACAGGAAAAATTCCGCTGATTTATATGCAGAATTCCGGTGAAGGAAACATGATAAATCCGCTTCTTTCGCTTGTTGACCCGGACGTTTATTCAGTTCCGCTTTTAATTTTTATTGGTTGGCGCGGAGAACCTGGCGTTCACGACGAGCCTCAACACGTAAAACAGGGCAAAGTAACCTGTGCGCTTTTGGACGCAATGCAGATTCCCTACGAGATTTTAACCGAAGACGAATCAAAACTTTCCGCCCAGTTGAAAAAAGCATACGATTACATGAAAACAAACAGTGCGCCTTACGCTTTTGTAATCCGCAAGGGAACTTTTGAAGAATACACGCTGAAAAACAATATTCCTGTGAACGCAGAAATGAAACGCGAGCAGGCAATTGAAAAAATCATGCTTTCCGCGCCGGAAAACGCAGCTTTTGTTTCCACAACAGGAATGGCAAGCCGCGAACTTTACGAGCTACGCGAAAAACACGGAATGGGCCACGAAAAAGATTTTCTTACAGTCGGCTCAATGGGACACGCCTCGCAGATTGCGCTTTCAATCGCGATGCAAAAGCCTGATCGCCCGGTTTTCTGTATTGACGGTGATGGCGCTGCAATCATGCAGATGGGCGGAATTGCCACAGTCGGCACAAGAAGCCCTAAAAATCTTGTGCACTTTGTAATGAACAACGGCGCGCACGATTCTGTAGGCGGACAACCGACAGTCGGACTTGAGATAAAACTGCCGGAAATCGCGAAAGCCTGCTGCTACAAAAGAATTTATTCAGCAAAAAATGAAAAAGAATTGAGCGAAGTCCTTGCCAAAATCAAGAATTCCTTTGATGATAATACAAACGAGCTTACATTTGTTGAAGTGAAAGTAAGCAAAGGCGCGCGGAAAGATTTAGGACGACCAAAATCAACTCCGCAGGAAAACAAAAAAGCATTTATGGAGTTTTTAAAATAA